The following are from one region of the Stigmatella ashevillena genome:
- a CDS encoding DNA-3-methyladenine glycosylase I → MNSEPGIPRCTWAESSPLMCAYHDHEWGLPVRDGRELWETLMLEGFQAGLSWSVILRRRETFREAFQGFIPERVARFTEADIARLVVNPGIIRSRAKIEATIGGARAYLAMQKAGEDFSAFAWSFVDGKPLQNKTGTVQAKTPLSEKLSAALKKRGFKFVGPVIVYAWMQAVGLVDDHMTGCFKHVSATPLNTQR, encoded by the coding sequence ATGAACTCTGAACCCGGCATTCCCCGTTGCACGTGGGCCGAAAGCAGCCCCCTGATGTGCGCCTACCACGATCACGAGTGGGGCCTCCCCGTCCGCGACGGGCGGGAACTCTGGGAAACCCTGATGCTGGAGGGATTTCAGGCCGGGCTCTCCTGGTCGGTCATCCTCCGCAGGCGCGAGACCTTTCGGGAGGCCTTCCAAGGTTTCATCCCTGAACGCGTTGCACGCTTCACCGAGGCGGACATCGCGCGCCTCGTCGTCAATCCCGGCATCATCCGCTCACGGGCCAAGATCGAAGCAACGATTGGCGGAGCCCGCGCCTACCTGGCGATGCAGAAAGCAGGCGAGGATTTCTCGGCCTTCGCCTGGTCTTTCGTCGATGGCAAACCCCTCCAGAACAAGACAGGAACAGTCCAGGCAAAGACCCCGCTCTCCGAGAAGCTCTCGGCCGCCCTCAAAAAGCGCGGCTTCAAGTTCGTGGGTCCCGTGATTGTCTATGCCTGGATGCAGGCGGTGGGTCTCGTCGACGACCACATGACCGGCTGTTTCAAGCACGTTTCAGCCACCCCTCTCAACACCCAGCGCTGA
- a CDS encoding RCC1 domain-containing protein: MKQAVWLAWAGAIAAAWGCADFNKAQDDYCQRHAETCQKEPDTSGDEPTGIDQVSSREQHILAIGNDGSVWAWGQNTTAQLGDGTLQDRARPTKLKGLSGIKSVAAGYGHSLAMGGGKVWRWGQIGSGEIRMTPTEVPELSDIIAVAAGNLQSLALHQSGSVWVWGVDSAKQESDKPSIMKGLPQIDAIAAGGAHLLALDDKGAVWAWGDNSMRQLGKDNLEVSVTPVRVEGLPEIKSIAAGFNHSLALDMQGGVWAWGANEAGQLGDGTKSSSRALPIQVQGLEGITALAAGTFHSLALNRDNEVMAWGADSAGQLGDDVEPQEQLRPVAVAPSVTSALSISAGHAHSLAVLSNGCLFAWGANKNERLGVRTEWVRLLIPEMPNLPLGIIPVPAPVLSFCLN; the protein is encoded by the coding sequence GTGAAACAGGCTGTGTGGCTCGCATGGGCTGGCGCCATCGCCGCTGCATGGGGGTGCGCGGACTTCAACAAGGCGCAGGACGATTACTGTCAGCGCCATGCTGAGACGTGCCAGAAGGAGCCTGATACATCTGGTGACGAGCCGACTGGTATTGATCAGGTTTCCTCTCGAGAGCAGCACATCCTGGCCATCGGAAACGATGGTTCGGTCTGGGCATGGGGACAAAACACCACGGCTCAACTGGGAGATGGAACGCTCCAGGATCGCGCAAGGCCCACGAAGCTGAAGGGCCTGAGTGGTATCAAGTCCGTGGCCGCGGGTTATGGCCACTCGCTCGCGATGGGGGGTGGGAAAGTCTGGAGATGGGGACAAATCGGATCGGGTGAGATCCGGATGACGCCCACGGAAGTTCCGGAGTTGAGTGACATCATTGCCGTCGCCGCGGGCAATCTTCAGTCGCTGGCACTGCACCAGTCGGGTTCGGTCTGGGTCTGGGGAGTCGATAGTGCGAAGCAGGAAAGTGACAAGCCGAGTATCATGAAGGGGCTGCCGCAAATTGATGCCATTGCTGCTGGCGGCGCGCACCTTCTGGCCTTGGATGACAAAGGCGCGGTCTGGGCATGGGGAGACAACAGCATGCGCCAGTTGGGCAAGGACAACCTGGAGGTCAGCGTCACGCCTGTGAGGGTGGAGGGACTACCGGAGATCAAGTCCATTGCCGCTGGTTTCAATCATTCGCTTGCGCTGGACATGCAGGGCGGGGTCTGGGCCTGGGGGGCCAATGAAGCGGGCCAATTGGGCGATGGTACCAAGAGCAGTTCGCGAGCGCTTCCAATACAGGTCCAAGGTTTGGAAGGAATCACGGCGCTGGCTGCGGGCACCTTTCATTCCTTGGCCTTGAACAGGGACAATGAAGTCATGGCCTGGGGGGCCGATTCAGCGGGGCAACTGGGCGATGACGTGGAGCCCCAGGAGCAACTGCGGCCCGTGGCGGTCGCCCCCTCCGTGACCAGCGCCCTGTCCATCTCCGCGGGTCACGCGCATTCGCTGGCCGTATTGAGCAATGGCTGCCTGTTTGCCTGGGGTGCAAACAAGAACGAACGGCTCGGTGTGCGCACGGAATGGGTTCGCCTCTTGATTCCGGAAATGCCGAATTTGCCGCTGGGCATCATCCCTGTCCCCGCGCCTGTCTTGTCGTTCTGTTTGAACTAA
- a CDS encoding serine/threonine-protein kinase, with the protein MQQVGKYQLIRKLAMGGMAEVHLAKAAGPRGFEKTLVVKCILPHLAQEPSFVEMFLSEAMLAAQLTHTHIVQIFDFGEADGAYFLAMEYIDGPSLRTLIKRASAQDLPLSPTVCARLVSQACEGLAFAHDFADPVTEQPLGLIHRDVSPDNILLSRQGSVKVVDFGIAKAAGQTHKTQSGVIKGKLAYMPPEQLRGKSLDRRVDVYALGVVLYELLTFRKPYSATSDAALMHAIIYEAPTPAVHHRPDLPVALQRILARAITKDRDQRYPDCHAFQSDLEDFILSEGRSVTAQQVAHLIQRATSGAGLPAVNLAPAASPSPSPAFVPPLEASAPSKGRTGLDTFSEMVPLPGGEEASEERTTFPEYSAATQELSLTLPPSVSGLVEPHQPARTRLHSAFSGWKRHVLVGGVLLAAGGGFARCQQAPREEPLNPLAIASAAAPPAAALPPRLEPPPLAVAPLIEEPAATPEPPPLPVAETLTPQATEPAPVARKRTARPSKTKRATPVAMGTLDVRSQPYAIVYVDGEERGKTPLDNVVELSAGFHTLKLVIPDLPKTVTQQVEVKPGKLSRINFSP; encoded by the coding sequence ATGCAGCAGGTTGGCAAGTATCAGCTCATCCGCAAGCTCGCCATGGGAGGCATGGCTGAGGTGCACCTCGCGAAGGCCGCAGGGCCGCGAGGGTTCGAGAAGACGCTGGTGGTCAAATGCATCCTGCCGCATCTGGCCCAGGAGCCCTCCTTCGTGGAGATGTTCCTCTCCGAGGCGATGCTGGCGGCCCAGCTCACCCATACCCACATCGTTCAGATCTTCGACTTCGGCGAGGCCGACGGCGCCTACTTCCTGGCCATGGAGTACATCGACGGGCCGAGCCTGCGCACGCTCATCAAGCGAGCCTCGGCCCAGGATCTGCCTTTGTCACCCACGGTGTGTGCCCGGCTCGTCTCCCAGGCCTGTGAGGGACTGGCCTTTGCCCACGACTTCGCGGATCCGGTGACGGAACAGCCCTTGGGGCTCATCCACCGGGACGTCAGTCCGGACAACATCCTGTTGTCACGCCAGGGGTCCGTGAAGGTGGTGGACTTTGGCATCGCCAAGGCGGCGGGCCAGACCCACAAGACGCAGAGTGGGGTCATCAAAGGCAAGCTCGCGTACATGCCGCCCGAGCAGCTACGGGGCAAGAGCCTGGACCGGCGCGTGGATGTCTATGCGCTCGGGGTGGTCCTCTACGAGTTGCTCACGTTCCGCAAACCGTACAGCGCGACCTCCGATGCGGCGCTGATGCACGCCATCATCTATGAGGCCCCCACGCCCGCGGTGCACCACCGGCCAGACTTACCCGTGGCCTTGCAGCGCATCCTCGCTCGGGCCATCACCAAGGACCGGGATCAGCGGTATCCCGACTGCCACGCCTTTCAATCGGATTTGGAGGACTTCATCCTCTCCGAGGGCCGCTCCGTGACGGCGCAGCAGGTGGCCCATCTCATCCAGCGGGCCACCTCGGGCGCGGGCCTCCCCGCGGTGAACCTCGCCCCCGCTGCGTCTCCCAGTCCTTCCCCGGCGTTCGTGCCACCTCTGGAGGCCTCCGCCCCTTCCAAGGGCAGGACAGGCTTGGACACGTTCTCCGAGATGGTCCCCCTTCCAGGCGGTGAAGAGGCCTCGGAAGAGCGCACGACATTCCCCGAGTACAGCGCGGCGACCCAGGAATTGTCCCTCACCCTCCCGCCGTCTGTTTCAGGGTTGGTGGAGCCGCATCAACCGGCGCGGACCCGCTTGCACAGCGCCTTCTCCGGGTGGAAACGGCATGTCCTCGTGGGCGGAGTGCTGCTCGCTGCGGGGGGGGGATTCGCGCGTTGCCAGCAGGCCCCTCGTGAAGAGCCTTTGAACCCTCTGGCCATCGCATCCGCCGCGGCGCCGCCCGCTGCTGCTCTTCCTCCACGGCTGGAGCCACCGCCTCTGGCCGTGGCCCCGCTCATCGAGGAACCGGCCGCCACCCCTGAACCCCCTCCTCTCCCAGTTGCCGAGACCCTAACGCCACAGGCCACCGAGCCTGCTCCCGTCGCCCGTAAACGCACCGCGCGCCCCTCCAAGACCAAACGCGCAACCCCTGTCGCCATGGGCACTTTGGATGTCCGCTCGCAGCCCTATGCCATCGTCTACGTGGACGGAGAGGAACGCGGAAAGACTCCCTTGGACAATGTGGTGGAACTGTCGGCCGGTTTCCACACCCTGAAACTGGTCATCCCGGATCTACCGAAAACAGTGACCCAGCAGGTCGAAGTGAAACCCGGCAAGCTCTCCCGCATTAATTTCTCGCCGTAG
- a CDS encoding LVIVD repeat-containing protein, whose product MTTMTWNRVIGYLLVGTFWLTGCSEDSKPTDTPDAASPERDAGTDGGSEWDGTFVPLEEHGNRVDTGRYAACHLIAGAEPCGDFNSFDLSECDGASLAQAGQEGTYALAMRQEDSTGARVHEFPTVLTLGVDGGPTLFNGKPTTEQRQGNARLFSTFTSSSDGGTRRVSLATCESPQAPEFTGCYLVCSNGRLTTRATFQSERLTWARGESEASGLEQVSERFVNLAMPADVYVTQNHAYVVGLSRDGQPGGLSVFDVSDKAAPVHVKTFQFPGDTEWNGVWAKDGALYVASAHRGVLLFDIRHPADPQFLRSLSTGNDSVHTVFVEGNRLYATDLAGVILYDVSNALEPIELNRYAPYPGVDPHDMFAIGDRLYVNYTSEGFTVADVSDPQNLRTLGAYNFPNHYSHANAVGTFGGRTIAFTGGEGAFEHLRVLDITEPAHMVKIGVFQLRPLVSIHNMVLVGKRLYLSWYQEGVRVLDVSNPTQPRQVAYFNTFRESYPGRGGYFEGAIGIRVPGDGYIYTVDTLRGLLILREK is encoded by the coding sequence ATGACGACGATGACCTGGAACCGCGTGATTGGATATCTGCTCGTGGGCACATTCTGGCTGACCGGATGCTCGGAGGATTCAAAGCCCACGGATACTCCAGACGCCGCCTCCCCTGAGAGGGATGCCGGTACCGATGGGGGCAGCGAATGGGATGGCACCTTCGTGCCGCTCGAAGAGCATGGCAACCGGGTGGACACCGGCCGCTATGCCGCCTGCCATCTCATCGCGGGTGCGGAGCCCTGCGGAGACTTTAACAGCTTTGATCTGTCCGAGTGTGACGGGGCATCCCTCGCGCAAGCGGGACAGGAAGGCACCTACGCGCTGGCCATGCGCCAGGAGGACAGCACGGGCGCCCGCGTCCACGAATTTCCCACCGTCCTGACCCTGGGCGTGGATGGAGGCCCCACGCTGTTCAATGGCAAGCCCACGACAGAACAGCGCCAAGGAAATGCCCGTCTCTTCTCCACCTTCACGTCCTCCTCGGATGGCGGCACGCGCCGCGTGTCACTCGCCACCTGCGAATCGCCGCAGGCTCCCGAGTTCACCGGGTGCTACCTGGTCTGTTCCAACGGACGGCTCACCACCCGGGCCACCTTTCAGTCCGAACGCCTGACATGGGCCCGCGGCGAGTCCGAAGCCTCGGGTTTGGAGCAGGTCTCCGAGCGTTTCGTGAACCTGGCCATGCCAGCGGATGTGTATGTGACCCAGAACCATGCCTACGTCGTGGGCCTCTCCCGGGACGGCCAGCCTGGAGGACTCAGCGTCTTCGACGTGAGCGACAAGGCGGCTCCGGTGCACGTGAAGACCTTCCAGTTCCCGGGCGACACGGAATGGAATGGGGTGTGGGCGAAGGACGGCGCACTCTACGTGGCGAGTGCCCACCGGGGGGTGCTCCTCTTTGACATCCGCCATCCGGCTGACCCGCAGTTCCTGCGCAGCCTGTCCACCGGCAACGACAGCGTGCACACCGTCTTCGTCGAGGGCAATCGCCTCTACGCCACGGACCTCGCGGGGGTGATTCTCTACGACGTCTCCAACGCCCTGGAGCCCATCGAACTCAACCGCTACGCGCCCTATCCTGGCGTCGACCCGCACGACATGTTCGCCATCGGTGACCGGCTCTATGTCAACTACACTTCAGAAGGCTTTACCGTCGCCGATGTGAGCGACCCGCAGAACCTCCGGACCCTGGGCGCGTACAACTTTCCCAACCACTACAGCCACGCGAACGCGGTGGGCACCTTCGGGGGCCGCACCATCGCTTTCACGGGAGGCGAGGGAGCATTCGAACACCTTCGCGTGCTCGACATCACCGAGCCCGCCCACATGGTGAAGATTGGGGTGTTTCAGCTCCGCCCCCTGGTCTCCATTCACAACATGGTCTTGGTGGGCAAGCGCCTCTATCTCTCCTGGTATCAGGAAGGCGTCCGGGTCCTGGACGTGTCCAATCCCACCCAACCCAGGCAGGTGGCGTACTTCAACACCTTCCGCGAGAGCTACCCGGGCCGCGGCGGCTACTTCGAGGGCGCCATCGGCATTCGAGTTCCAGGCGATGGGTATATTTACACAGTGGACACACTGCGGGGCTTGCTGATCCTGCGAGAGAAGTGA
- a CDS encoding RICIN domain-containing protein, giving the protein MSRMKLFSGLTLLGALSGCGVTDSKTAEESGQIQSEAIVSSITEGDYVIRSVMTNKCIDVASSSTADGAKVQQWDCNGTNAQKFRISPTSGGYWKIINVNSGKGLDIAENSTAQNAKVHQWSYTGGNNQQFKFVSRAANQFSIQVRHTDMALDLYWGSANNGTEYVQYPYTGAANQLYTFDKVSGDSGGDTGRGCAVANDGKTTLRFINRCSTEINFAGNNITGGALGTGQEACRTIGSTTEMMLTKRYWGFRKGEDPGFEHHSLAEFGFNETFYSYNSWDWFNLSHVDAHNLPLKIIPYDLAGATTCTGQTRSCPMDLIANCPAEGQWRNAAGKVISCVSRDRDNPNSVVARYFDAACSQSYSWSGDDSVMAACNAEDFDIVFCPAN; this is encoded by the coding sequence ATGTCGCGAATGAAGCTGTTCAGTGGTCTGACCCTTTTGGGTGCTCTGAGTGGGTGCGGTGTCACGGATTCGAAGACCGCGGAAGAGAGCGGGCAGATCCAGAGCGAAGCCATCGTGTCGAGCATCACGGAGGGGGACTATGTCATCCGCTCCGTCATGACCAACAAGTGTATCGACGTCGCCTCGTCCAGCACCGCGGACGGCGCCAAGGTACAGCAGTGGGACTGTAACGGCACCAACGCGCAGAAGTTCCGCATCTCCCCGACGTCAGGGGGGTATTGGAAGATCATCAACGTCAACAGCGGCAAGGGCCTCGATATCGCTGAAAACAGCACCGCGCAGAACGCCAAGGTCCACCAATGGTCTTACACCGGTGGAAACAACCAACAGTTCAAGTTCGTGTCCCGGGCCGCCAACCAGTTCAGCATCCAGGTCCGCCACACAGACATGGCCCTTGATCTGTACTGGGGCTCGGCGAACAACGGCACGGAGTACGTTCAGTACCCGTACACCGGCGCCGCCAACCAGCTCTACACCTTCGACAAGGTGAGCGGCGACTCCGGCGGCGACACGGGCCGTGGATGCGCCGTCGCCAACGACGGGAAGACCACCCTGCGCTTCATCAACCGGTGCTCCACCGAGATCAACTTCGCCGGCAACAACATCACGGGCGGGGCGCTGGGCACGGGCCAGGAAGCGTGCCGGACCATTGGCTCCACCACGGAGATGATGCTGACGAAGCGGTACTGGGGCTTCCGCAAGGGAGAGGATCCGGGCTTCGAGCACCACTCGCTGGCGGAGTTTGGCTTCAACGAGACGTTCTATTCCTACAACAGCTGGGACTGGTTCAACCTCAGCCACGTGGATGCCCACAACCTTCCCCTGAAGATCATTCCCTATGATCTGGCGGGGGCCACGACCTGCACGGGGCAGACGCGGAGCTGCCCCATGGACTTGATCGCCAACTGCCCCGCCGAGGGCCAGTGGCGCAACGCCGCCGGCAAGGTCATCTCCTGCGTGAGCCGTGACCGCGACAATCCCAACAGCGTGGTGGCCCGGTACTTCGACGCGGCCTGCTCGCAGTCCTACTCGTGGTCCGGCGATGACTCGGTGATGGCGGCGTGCAACGCCGAGGACTTCGACATCGTCTTCTGCCCTGCGAACTGA